One Frankia alni ACN14a DNA window includes the following coding sequences:
- a CDS encoding winged helix DNA-binding domain-containing protein, which yields MVDAVTRAEVLAFRARAQQLDSASTALADAAVLDFGVQDTGPDGGRWALAVRGVDVPAEGGDELATVWTLRGAPHLYRRGDLPAVAAAVEPFSEVDAARRIFDAAKPLRAAGISPLTALDVVAAAMRELVTGPMGKGEVSGRLAEVMDEPYLRACRSCQATHLYEQPFRLAALRAGLELAAGTSPPVLQPLPGFTRAASVPERFDVVRACLRLLGPATPKQVAELLDSPVKEVKARWPADAVEVAVGGESRWVLAADEKRLAAGPVRTVRLLGPFDLFLQARDRSLLVGDQARAKALWPVLGRPGAVLVDGEIAGLWRPRASGAKLRLLVTPWRPVPPALRASITDQAERLAAFRQARLVSVDFDD from the coding sequence ATGGTCGACGCGGTCACGCGGGCGGAGGTCCTGGCCTTCCGGGCGCGCGCCCAGCAGCTCGACAGCGCGTCCACCGCGCTGGCCGACGCGGCCGTCCTGGACTTCGGCGTCCAGGACACCGGTCCCGACGGCGGCCGGTGGGCACTGGCGGTGCGCGGGGTCGACGTTCCGGCCGAGGGCGGCGACGAGCTCGCGACGGTCTGGACGCTGCGCGGGGCACCGCACCTTTACCGCCGAGGCGATCTGCCCGCCGTCGCCGCGGCCGTCGAGCCCTTCTCCGAGGTCGACGCCGCACGACGCATCTTCGATGCGGCCAAGCCGCTGCGAGCCGCCGGCATCAGCCCGCTGACCGCGCTGGACGTCGTCGCCGCGGCGATGCGCGAGCTGGTCACCGGCCCGATGGGCAAAGGCGAGGTGTCGGGCCGGCTGGCGGAGGTGATGGACGAGCCGTACCTGCGGGCCTGCCGGTCCTGTCAGGCCACTCACCTCTACGAGCAGCCGTTCCGGCTGGCCGCGCTGCGCGCCGGCCTGGAGCTGGCGGCCGGCACCTCTCCCCCGGTCCTGCAGCCCCTTCCCGGGTTCACCCGCGCCGCCTCGGTGCCCGAGCGGTTCGACGTCGTCCGCGCCTGCCTACGGCTGCTCGGCCCGGCGACCCCGAAGCAGGTGGCGGAGCTCCTCGACTCCCCGGTGAAGGAGGTGAAGGCCCGCTGGCCGGCGGACGCCGTCGAGGTGGCCGTCGGCGGTGAGTCCCGGTGGGTGCTGGCCGCCGACGAAAAGCGGCTGGCCGCGGGACCGGTGCGCACCGTCCGCCTGCTGGGGCCGTTCGACCTGTTCCTGCAGGCCCGGGACAGGTCGCTGCTGGTCGGCGATCAGGCACGGGCGAAGGCCCTGTGGCCGGTGCTGGGCCGCCCCGGCGCCGTGCTCGTGGACGGCGAGATCGCCGGCCTGTGGCGCCCCCGCGCGTCGGGCGCGAAGCTGCGGCTGCTGGTGACCCCGTGGCGGCCGGTCCCACCGGCCCTACGCGCGTCGATCACCGACCAGGCCGAGCGGCTCGCCGCATTCCGCCAGGCCCGGCTCGTCAGCGTCGACTTCGACGACTGA
- a CDS encoding DoxX family protein has protein sequence MGLVTSSRFTPPGPLLMSGAFLVSGVTHLVRPAVFEPLIPRALPGPRAVVYASGVAELVCAAGLLTKARWAGPASAALLVGVWPGNLHSALDATAKARRSDSRPRDVARAAAMWARLPLQIPMIRAVLSSSRRAA, from the coding sequence ATGGGACTCGTGACGTCTTCACGATTCACCCCGCCCGGCCCGTTGCTGATGAGCGGGGCCTTCCTGGTCAGCGGGGTGACGCACCTGGTGCGTCCCGCCGTCTTCGAGCCGCTGATCCCCCGGGCGCTGCCCGGTCCCCGGGCGGTCGTCTACGCCAGCGGCGTCGCCGAACTGGTCTGCGCGGCCGGGTTGCTGACGAAGGCCCGGTGGGCGGGACCGGCCAGCGCCGCCCTGCTCGTCGGGGTGTGGCCGGGGAACCTGCACTCGGCGCTCGACGCGACGGCCAAGGCCCGCCGCAGCGACAGCCGGCCCCGCGACGTCGCTCGGGCCGCCGCCATGTGGGCTCGCCTGCCGCTGCAGATCCCGATGATCCGCGCAGTTCTGTCCAGCTCCCGCCGCGCCGCCTGA
- a CDS encoding tetratricopeptide repeat protein produces the protein MTGGGDGRALDVFVSCAADGLGWAEWIAATLEDAGHRVQLGAWDAVPGTHRVSWLDGVTRRASHTIAVVSDGYLDSPTAPAEWGAAWSPRIMGGERRLLVARVTDRPIPGLLGQLVPIDLIGRSPLAAQTMLLAATRGEAPPGEAGRGAVGWGETARGGATLGEAGDGRRLPDRQGASGGVVFPGELPAVWNVPRVAARFVGRAPALGRLDEAMARDGGLVAVTGLAGIGKTRLAVEYVHQQRRGFDAVWWVPAGRPELVGERVRALAPALGLPAQAEPAAVLARLDAADGRWLLVLDDAAGPGELPGWLRASSGAGRILVTSRIDGWDDAGVVVPLGPMERAESVALLTDRLPAVERTVAGRIADRLGDHPLALDQAAHRIREARAPAETYLAALIERPAVVLGQGEVPGRPGVTAATLWAEPLRRLEADAPAAGELLRLAAHGDGSAPLPLRLLAADPEAIDGGALRAVAGDPLELADTVATLERSGLAHRDGFALAVHPLVRAAVRADTSAEHADRLAATLGRALHATLPEDVIANPQAWPAWRELLPHVLGTVEATDSTADTPHTAWLAEHAAAYLTEQGHPEQAEPLAARAVAAHERLDGADHPDTLTARETHIRAALNADHLAVAGPLAERNATDRERLLGPDHPDTLTSRETLARAYQQAGHLDHATDLFQQNLADRHRVLGPDHPATLESRHRLGAALDDAGRGDDATRILRPTLTDRERLLGADHPDTLTTRHQLAATYRRIGATGDAVAHAEPTLTARERVLGPDHPHTLDSRHQLGVTYHQAGRVDDATRELGQALTGRERILGPDHPGTFESAHALARTHLRAGRPESAVPLLDRALTGRERTLGSDHPETTETRESLAAAHLAEGRPGEAVIHLERVLDRHERVLGQAHLYAMEVRDDLAAHYRDAGQPEAARHHLERQLVARARTDGVADERTLCTATGLAEVCRDTGRLTQAVDLSERVHALRAHTLGPDHPETRASRTTLADTYRQAGRHADAAPLNRDALTDAMRDHGPYHPDTIHARRALTDTIHHQSAEKPPRPERSPAADIGESRVGP, from the coding sequence GTGACGGGCGGGGGCGATGGTCGCGCTCTCGATGTCTTCGTGTCCTGCGCCGCGGACGGGCTCGGCTGGGCTGAGTGGATCGCGGCGACGCTGGAGGACGCCGGGCATCGCGTCCAGCTCGGCGCCTGGGATGCGGTGCCCGGCACCCATCGGGTTTCCTGGCTGGACGGGGTGACGCGGCGGGCAAGCCACACCATCGCGGTGGTCTCGGACGGCTACCTGGACTCGCCGACGGCGCCGGCGGAGTGGGGCGCGGCCTGGTCCCCGCGGATCATGGGCGGCGAGCGCCGACTGCTGGTCGCGCGGGTGACGGACCGGCCGATTCCCGGCCTGCTCGGCCAGCTCGTCCCGATCGACCTGATCGGCCGCAGCCCGCTCGCCGCGCAGACCATGCTGCTCGCGGCGACGCGCGGTGAGGCACCGCCCGGCGAGGCGGGGCGGGGCGCGGTGGGGTGGGGCGAGACGGCGCGCGGTGGGGCGACTCTCGGTGAGGCGGGGGACGGTCGGAGGCTCCCGGACCGCCAGGGCGCCTCTGGCGGGGTGGTGTTTCCCGGGGAGTTGCCGGCGGTGTGGAACGTGCCGCGGGTGGCGGCGCGCTTCGTCGGTCGGGCGCCGGCGCTGGGCCGCCTCGACGAGGCGATGGCGCGTGACGGCGGGCTGGTCGCCGTGACGGGACTGGCGGGGATCGGCAAGACGCGTCTGGCCGTCGAGTACGTCCACCAGCAGCGGAGGGGGTTCGACGCGGTGTGGTGGGTGCCGGCGGGGCGCCCGGAGCTGGTCGGTGAACGGGTGCGGGCGCTCGCCCCCGCCCTCGGCCTGCCGGCGCAGGCGGAACCGGCGGCGGTCCTGGCCCGGCTCGATGCCGCGGACGGCCGCTGGCTGCTCGTCCTCGACGACGCGGCCGGCCCCGGCGAGCTGCCCGGCTGGCTGCGGGCGTCGAGCGGGGCGGGTCGGATCCTGGTGACGTCGCGCATTGACGGCTGGGATGACGCCGGGGTGGTCGTCCCACTCGGGCCGATGGAACGGGCGGAGTCGGTGGCCCTGCTCACCGACCGGCTCCCGGCGGTCGAGCGGACCGTCGCCGGACGGATCGCGGACCGGCTCGGTGATCATCCCCTTGCTCTCGATCAGGCGGCGCATCGCATCCGCGAGGCCCGGGCGCCGGCGGAGACGTACCTGGCGGCGTTGATCGAGCGGCCGGCGGTCGTGCTCGGGCAGGGCGAGGTGCCCGGCCGGCCCGGGGTCACCGCGGCGACGCTGTGGGCGGAGCCGTTGCGCCGCCTGGAAGCGGACGCGCCGGCCGCCGGTGAGCTGCTGCGTCTCGCGGCGCACGGCGACGGCTCCGCGCCGCTGCCGCTGCGGCTGCTCGCGGCCGACCCGGAGGCGATCGACGGCGGGGCGCTGCGCGCGGTCGCGGGCGACCCGCTGGAGCTGGCCGACACCGTGGCGACCCTGGAACGGTCCGGTCTCGCCCATCGGGACGGCTTCGCGTTGGCCGTGCATCCCCTGGTCCGCGCGGCCGTTCGCGCCGACACGAGCGCCGAGCACGCCGACCGGCTCGCCGCCACGCTCGGCCGGGCGCTGCACGCGACCCTGCCCGAGGATGTCATCGCCAACCCGCAGGCCTGGCCGGCCTGGCGCGAACTCCTCCCGCACGTCCTCGGCACCGTCGAGGCCACCGACTCCACCGCCGACACACCCCACACCGCCTGGCTCGCCGAGCACGCCGCCGCCTACCTCACCGAACAGGGCCACCCGGAGCAGGCCGAGCCGCTGGCCGCCCGGGCGGTCGCCGCCCACGAACGCCTCGACGGCGCCGACCATCCCGACACCCTCACCGCCCGCGAAACCCACATCCGCGCCGCCCTCAACGCCGACCACCTTGCCGTCGCCGGCCCGCTGGCCGAACGCAACGCCACCGACCGCGAACGCCTCCTCGGCCCCGACCACCCCGACACCCTCACCAGCCGCGAAACCCTCGCCCGCGCCTACCAGCAGGCCGGCCACCTCGACCACGCCACCGACCTGTTCCAGCAGAACCTCGCCGACCGCCACCGCGTCCTCGGCCCCGACCATCCCGCCACCCTGGAAAGCCGCCACCGCCTCGGCGCCGCCCTCGACGACGCCGGCCGCGGCGACGACGCAACTCGCATCCTGCGACCCACCCTCACCGACCGCGAACGCCTCCTCGGCGCCGACCACCCCGACACCCTCACGACCCGCCACCAACTCGCCGCCACCTACCGCCGCATCGGCGCCACCGGCGACGCCGTCGCTCACGCCGAACCCACCCTCACCGCCCGCGAACGCGTTCTCGGCCCGGACCACCCCCACACGCTCGACAGCCGCCACCAACTCGGCGTCACCTACCACCAGGCCGGCCGCGTCGACGACGCCACCCGGGAACTCGGCCAAGCGCTCACCGGCCGCGAACGTATCCTCGGTCCTGATCATCCCGGTACCTTCGAAAGCGCCCACGCCCTCGCCCGTACCCATCTCAGGGCTGGACGGCCTGAATCCGCCGTGCCCCTGTTGGACCGGGCCTTGACCGGTCGCGAACGGACCCTCGGATCAGATCATCCCGAGACCACGGAAACGCGGGAAAGTCTCGCTGCGGCCCATCTGGCGGAAGGCCGGCCAGGCGAGGCTGTCATCCACCTCGAACGCGTCCTCGACCGCCACGAACGCGTTCTCGGTCAGGCGCACCTATACGCCATGGAAGTCCGTGATGATCTTGCAGCGCACTATCGCGACGCGGGTCAACCTGAAGCCGCCCGCCACCATCTTGAACGCCAGCTCGTCGCGCGCGCCCGGACCGACGGCGTCGCCGACGAACGCACCCTGTGCACGGCCACCGGCCTCGCCGAGGTGTGCCGCGACACCGGTCGGCTAACCCAGGCCGTGGACCTCAGCGAGCGTGTTCACGCCCTCCGGGCCCACACCCTTGGCCCGGACCATCCCGAAACCCGCGCCAGCCGGACCACACTCGCCGACACCTACCGCCAGGCCGGCCGGCACGCCGACGCCGCTCCTCTCAACCGTGACGCCTTGACCGACGCGATGCGCGACCATGGCCCCTACCACCCGGACACCATCCACGCCCGCCGCGCTCTCACCGACACCATCCACCACCAGAGCGCGGAGAAGCCGCCTAGGCCCGAACGGTCGCCGGCAGCCGACATCGGGGAATCCCGCGTCGGCCCTTAA
- the ctaD gene encoding aa3-type cytochrome oxidase subunit I, whose amino-acid sequence MTLVHDTPAGHSDPPVDEAPPRVVRNLLQYVRTTSHKDIALMYFIVSLLFFAFAGVLAMFMRAELTRPGLQYISNEQYNQLFTMHGTLMLLMFATPIAFAFANYLVPLQIGSPDVAFPRLNALSFWFWFFGSLTVTAGFLTPNGAASFGWFAYAPLSNTAYSPGVGSDLWVVGLTVSGLGTILGAVNFITTILCLRAPGMTMFRLPIFCWNLLVTSILVLIAFPVLAAALLALEADRRFGTHIFDASNGGAILWQHLFWFFGHPEVYIIALPFFGMITEILPVFSRKPLFGYKGLVYATIGIGALAIAVWAHHMYVTGAALLPFFAFLTFLIAVPTGVKFFNWIGTMWRGQITFEAPMLFAVGFLVTFLFGGLTGVLLASPPIDFHVSDSYFVVGHFHYVVAGLLFAGFGGVYFWFPKVTGRMMNERLAKIHFWTMLVGFHTTFLVDHWLGVRGMPRRYADYSPADGFTTLNTIATAGSFVLALSTLPFLYNLWSSYRKGPIVTVDDPWGYGNSLEWATSCPPPRHNFKTLPRIRSERPAFDLHYPEVVGLVDYHATPELGGAHTQLPRRKE is encoded by the coding sequence GTGACACTCGTGCACGATACGCCGGCCGGGCATTCGGACCCGCCGGTGGACGAGGCCCCGCCCAGGGTCGTGAGGAACCTGTTGCAGTACGTGCGGACGACGTCCCACAAGGACATCGCCCTGATGTACTTCATCGTCTCGCTGCTGTTCTTCGCGTTCGCCGGAGTTCTGGCGATGTTCATGCGGGCCGAGCTCACCCGGCCGGGCCTGCAGTACATCTCGAACGAGCAGTACAACCAGCTGTTCACGATGCACGGCACGCTGATGCTGCTGATGTTCGCGACGCCGATCGCTTTTGCGTTCGCGAACTACCTGGTCCCGCTACAGATCGGCTCGCCGGACGTGGCGTTCCCACGGCTGAACGCGTTGTCGTTCTGGTTCTGGTTCTTCGGCAGCCTGACGGTCACCGCGGGCTTTCTCACGCCGAACGGTGCCGCCTCCTTCGGCTGGTTCGCCTATGCGCCGCTGTCGAACACCGCCTACTCGCCGGGTGTCGGCAGCGACCTGTGGGTGGTGGGCCTGACGGTCTCCGGTCTGGGCACCATCCTGGGCGCCGTCAACTTCATCACGACGATCCTGTGCCTGCGGGCGCCCGGCATGACGATGTTCCGGCTGCCGATCTTCTGCTGGAACCTGCTGGTGACGTCGATCCTGGTGCTGATCGCCTTCCCGGTGCTCGCGGCCGCGCTGCTCGCCCTGGAGGCCGACCGCCGGTTCGGTACGCACATCTTCGACGCCAGCAACGGTGGTGCCATCCTCTGGCAGCACCTGTTCTGGTTCTTCGGCCATCCCGAGGTCTACATCATCGCGCTGCCCTTCTTCGGGATGATCACCGAGATTCTCCCGGTGTTCTCCCGCAAGCCGCTGTTCGGCTACAAGGGGCTGGTCTACGCGACCATCGGCATCGGGGCGCTGGCGATCGCCGTGTGGGCGCACCACATGTACGTCACCGGCGCGGCGCTGCTGCCGTTCTTCGCCTTCCTCACGTTCCTCATCGCGGTGCCGACCGGGGTCAAGTTCTTCAACTGGATCGGCACGATGTGGCGCGGGCAGATCACCTTCGAGGCGCCGATGCTGTTCGCCGTCGGCTTCCTGGTGACGTTCCTGTTCGGCGGTCTGACCGGTGTTCTGCTGGCCAGCCCGCCGATCGACTTCCACGTCTCGGACAGCTACTTCGTCGTCGGCCACTTCCACTACGTCGTCGCCGGCCTGCTGTTCGCCGGTTTCGGCGGGGTGTACTTCTGGTTCCCGAAGGTCACCGGTCGGATGATGAACGAGCGGCTCGCGAAGATTCACTTCTGGACGATGCTCGTCGGCTTCCACACGACCTTCCTGGTCGATCACTGGCTCGGCGTCCGGGGCATGCCGCGCCGGTACGCCGACTACAGCCCGGCCGACGGCTTCACCACCCTGAACACCATCGCCACCGCCGGCAGCTTCGTGCTGGCGCTGTCCACCCTGCCGTTCCTGTACAACCTCTGGTCGTCCTACCGGAAGGGTCCGATCGTCACGGTGGACGACCCGTGGGGCTACGGAAACTCATTGGAGTGGGCGACGTCCTGCCCGCCGCCGCGGCACAACTTCAAGACGTTGCCGCGGATCCGCTCCGAGCGGCCCGCGTTCGACCTGCACTACCCGGAGGTCGTCGGCCTCGTCGACTACCACGCGACACCGGAGCTCGGCGGCGCGCACACCCAGCTCCCACGGCGCAAGGAATAG